One window from the genome of Acinetobacter sp. ANC 7912 encodes:
- a CDS encoding PQQ-dependent sugar dehydrogenase, which yields MNQVHLAALLFLGFIPYSLGCHAQDNTSSEQGKSQEQANSETSTSNTAQAQQAYKVNNIAQFNEPWAITSLKDGRLLITERRGRLYLFGPNTNKKTEIKGIPKVAYGGQGGLGDVTLHPDFERNQWVYLSYAEQGRGGYGAVVVRGKLDLTKNTPQLTQNKKIWTQVPKFSSGQGHYGHRIIFGSDGKLWISSGERQQFNPAQDMKSNAGKIIRLNDDGSVPSDNPFMNQGEIAKQIWSLGHRNPLGLAFDPQGQLWVIEMGPKGGDELNKVLKGKNYGYPIVSNGDHYDGKPIPDHSSRPEFEAPAIDWTPVISPSSLMFYTGKVFPQWQNKAIATGLSSKAIMIVDTTQQPVKEVQRLDMKARIRGAIQAQDGGIWVIEDGPQARLLKLTAP from the coding sequence ATGAATCAGGTCCATCTCGCAGCACTGTTATTTCTAGGTTTTATTCCTTATAGTCTAGGCTGTCATGCACAAGATAATACTTCTTCAGAACAAGGTAAGAGCCAGGAACAGGCTAATTCAGAGACATCAACCTCGAATACTGCCCAAGCCCAGCAGGCCTATAAGGTCAACAATATTGCCCAGTTTAATGAACCATGGGCAATCACCTCTTTAAAGGATGGCCGTTTGCTGATTACTGAACGTCGTGGCCGGTTGTATTTATTTGGTCCAAACACCAACAAAAAGACTGAAATTAAGGGTATTCCAAAAGTTGCCTATGGTGGTCAGGGTGGCTTGGGGGATGTGACTTTGCATCCTGATTTTGAACGTAATCAATGGGTCTATCTGAGCTATGCTGAGCAGGGACGAGGTGGCTATGGCGCTGTGGTGGTTCGTGGCAAACTGGATTTAACCAAGAACACACCACAACTCACTCAGAACAAAAAAATCTGGACGCAGGTACCGAAGTTTTCTTCCGGGCAGGGCCATTATGGACACCGGATTATCTTTGGCTCAGACGGCAAACTGTGGATCAGTTCGGGTGAGCGCCAGCAGTTTAACCCTGCTCAAGACATGAAATCTAATGCTGGCAAGATTATCCGCCTGAATGATGATGGTTCGGTTCCATCCGATAATCCATTTATGAATCAGGGCGAGATTGCCAAACAGATCTGGAGTTTGGGACACCGTAATCCTTTAGGTCTGGCTTTTGATCCACAAGGGCAGCTCTGGGTGATTGAGATGGGACCGAAAGGCGGGGATGAGCTGAATAAAGTGCTGAAAGGCAAAAACTATGGCTATCCGATCGTATCTAATGGCGATCATTATGATGGTAAACCAATTCCCGATCATAGTTCCCGTCCGGAGTTTGAAGCACCGGCTATCGACTGGACACCAGTGATCTCACCATCCTCCTTGATGTTCTACACGGGTAAAGTATTTCCACAATGGCAGAATAAGGCGATTGCTACAGGGCTGTCCTCTAAAGCCATCATGATCGTGGATACCACGCAACAACCAGTGAAAGAAGTGCAGCGTCTGGATATGAAAGCCCGGATTCGTGGGGCAATTCAGGCACAGGATGGTGGGATCTGGGTGATTGAAGATGGTCCACAGGCAAGACTGTTAAAGCTAACTGCACCCTGA
- a CDS encoding GGDEF domain-containing protein, whose translation MQQFLLQAFLFIWLSLIHSQLYAITELHFTQQQNMNLDGEWDFYPNQLIDPISHKTVFLDHNKNQNTVEKVQLPNSFQTITGHKDGIGTFQKTFRLPESVLSHAIYMYVPYQYGAYRMYVDDHLLINAGQVGKEGQHQTMMAPKLASFFPSQRDVTITIQASSYQHIRGGLENSILIGFPRPILHKFYQQVIPLSVVSGVLLMIGSFMVFFAMFRSIRTKAGNILLFLGLFILCLSVRSFFAVPFIYTLFTDISWVWGTRFEYLLTELACLFFLIYIYLLPYRLLNPYLLKITAAIITVNVAVTLFAQPYTFQSFFFQSFSIALLVFINLLFAAYRMHKSNVKYSKVNSIAVLLVCLTFLHDYLLALKLIDSVEIAFYTSCLYFILITFQLSRDYAVQSINTEVLNQKLIRWNKELDQKVQERTRDISLLNQKLAEQVRLDSLTGAYNRFALNEQIQQQYEQAGATQRSLAFFMIDVDYFKNYNDYYGHLKGDYVLKTIVQTIQQILPENGFLARYGGEEFAVLLPEISYQQAKTFADRLCQAIRELNMEHANRDDNRTWISISVGAAVMDAEHIYHNVDRLMKTADQQLYEAKVERDSACIK comes from the coding sequence ATGCAGCAGTTTCTCCTTCAAGCCTTTCTGTTCATATGGCTCAGCCTGATCCATAGCCAGCTTTATGCGATTACAGAGCTTCATTTCACTCAACAGCAGAATATGAATCTGGATGGGGAGTGGGATTTTTATCCGAATCAGTTAATTGATCCGATTTCTCATAAAACAGTCTTTTTAGATCACAATAAAAATCAGAATACTGTAGAAAAGGTTCAGTTACCCAATTCATTCCAGACCATCACAGGGCATAAAGACGGGATCGGGACTTTCCAGAAAACTTTCCGTCTGCCTGAATCTGTACTTTCTCATGCCATTTATATGTATGTGCCATACCAGTATGGTGCTTACCGAATGTATGTGGATGATCATCTGCTGATTAATGCTGGACAGGTTGGGAAAGAAGGGCAACATCAGACTATGATGGCGCCTAAACTGGCTTCCTTTTTTCCGTCACAACGTGATGTCACTATTACCATTCAGGCCTCAAGTTACCAGCATATTCGTGGTGGATTGGAAAATAGTATTCTGATTGGTTTTCCGCGCCCGATTCTGCACAAGTTTTATCAGCAGGTCATTCCATTAAGTGTGGTCAGCGGCGTTCTGCTGATGATTGGCAGCTTTATGGTGTTCTTTGCCATGTTCCGCAGTATTCGCACCAAAGCGGGCAATATTCTGTTGTTTTTGGGCCTGTTTATCCTGTGCTTGAGTGTGCGTAGCTTTTTTGCGGTACCGTTTATTTATACCCTGTTTACCGATATTTCCTGGGTCTGGGGGACACGCTTTGAATATCTGCTGACCGAACTGGCCTGCCTGTTCTTCCTGATCTATATTTATTTATTACCTTATCGCCTGCTTAATCCGTATTTATTAAAGATTACCGCAGCGATTATTACTGTAAATGTAGCAGTGACCCTGTTTGCACAGCCGTACACCTTTCAGAGCTTCTTTTTTCAAAGCTTTAGTATCGCGCTTCTGGTTTTTATCAATTTGCTGTTTGCAGCCTATCGCATGCACAAATCTAATGTGAAGTATTCCAAGGTCAATTCCATTGCGGTGTTGCTGGTTTGTCTGACCTTCCTGCATGACTATCTGCTGGCACTCAAGCTGATTGATTCGGTGGAAATCGCTTTTTATACCTCTTGTTTGTATTTCATTCTGATTACTTTCCAGCTCAGTCGTGATTATGCGGTGCAAAGTATTAATACCGAGGTGCTGAACCAGAAACTGATCCGCTGGAATAAGGAACTAGATCAGAAAGTACAGGAGCGTACCCGGGATATTAGCCTGCTCAACCAGAAACTGGCGGAGCAGGTACGTCTGGATTCTCTTACCGGTGCTTATAACCGTTTTGCCCTAAATGAGCAGATCCAGCAACAATACGAGCAGGCGGGTGCAACACAACGTTCGCTGGCCTTTTTTATGATCGATGTGGACTATTTTAAAAACTACAACGATTACTATGGCCATCTGAAAGGTGATTATGTTCTAAAAACTATTGTGCAGACTATTCAGCAGATTCTGCCGGAAAATGGCTTTCTGGCACGTTATGGCGGGGAAGAATTTGCGGTGTTATTGCCAGAAATTAGCTATCAACAGGCCAAAACTTTTGCCGATCGGTTGTGTCAGGCGATTCGTGAACTGAACATGGAACATGCCAATCGTGATGACAACCGAACCTGGATTAGTATAAGTGTCGGGGCTGCTGTGATGGATGCCGAGCATATCTATCACAATGTGGACCGTCTAATGAAGACTGCAGACCAGCAATTGTATGAAGCGAAGGTTGAGCGCGATAGCGCCTGTATCAAATGA